In the genome of Populus alba chromosome 11, ASM523922v2, whole genome shotgun sequence, one region contains:
- the LOC118040841 gene encoding beta-1,6-galactosyltransferase GALT31A isoform X1 — protein MGISRTHKSSNGVSTKWVFLFCIASFLLGVLVVNRFWDIPDPGQMDDEASSLKKDQLTAKHPTVDCQKQENAVQAGDILSQVSQTHDVIMALDKTISSMEVQLASARAAKSDNENVSPMVIKSGNEHLKERPKVFFVMGIITAFSSRKRRDSIRETWMPKGEELKKLETEKGIIIRFVIGHSASPGGVLDRAIEAEDEQHKDFLRLNHVEGYHELSSKTQLYFSTAVAMWDADFYIKVDDDVHINLGMVGSTLARHRSKPRVYIGCMKSGPVLAQKGVKYHEPEYWKFGEEGNKYFRHATGQIYAISKDLATYISVNRHILHRYANEDVSLGSWFIGLDVEHIDDRSLCCGTAPDCEWKAQAGNPCAASFDWSCSGICKSVERMEEVHQRCGEGDEAIWHTSF, from the exons ATGGGAATAAGCAGGACTCATAAGTCCAGTAATGGAGTTTCTACAAAATGGGTTTTTCTCTTCTGCATTGCCAGTTTCTTATTGGGTGTTCTTGTTGTTAACAG GTTTTGGGATATTCCAGATCCAGGCCAAATGGACGATGAAGCTTCATCTCTGAAGAAGGATCAATTAACAGCAAAACATCCCACAGTTGATTGTCAGAAGCAG GAGAATGCTGTTCAGGCAGGAGACATCCTTTCTCAGGTTTCTCAAACTCATGATGTAATCAT GGCACTGGACAAAACGATCTCCTCAATGGAGGTGCAGCTGGCTTCAGCAAGAGCTGCAAAAAGTGACAATGAGAATGTATCTCCAATGGTCATAAAATCAGGAAATGAGCATTTGAAGGAGCGACCAAAGGTTTTCTTTGTCATGGGCATAATTACTGCTTTCAGCAGCCGGAAGCGAAGGGACTCGATTAGAGAAACTTGGATGCCCAAAG GAGAGGAGTTAAAGAAGTTGGAAACAGAAAAGGGTATTATAATACGATTCGTTATAGGACACAG TGCATCTCCAGGTGGTGTTTTGGATCGTGCTATTGAAGCAGAAGACGAGCAACACAAGGATTTCCTCAGACTG AATCATGTAGAAGGTTACCATGAATTATCATCGAAAACACAACTATATTTCTCAACAGCTGTTGCTATGTGGGATGCTGACTTCTATATTAAAGTTGACGATGATGTACACATAAATCTCG GCATGGTCGGCTCTACCTTGGCCCGTCATAGATCAAAGCCTCGTGTTTATATTGGTTGTATGAAGTCTGGACCTGTACTAGCACAGAA AGGGGTCAAGTACCATGAGCCAGAATATTGGAAATTTGGTGAGGAGGGTAACAAGTATTTCCGGCATGCAACAGGGCAAATATATGCAATTTCCAAAGATTTAGCCACCTATATCTCAGTCAATAG GCACATACTTCATAGATATGCAAATGAAGATGTTTCACTCGGCTCTTGGTTTATTGGTCTTGATGTTGAGCACATCGATGATCGAAGTCTCTGCTGTGGGACCGCACCTG ACTGTGAGTGGAAAGCCCAAGCTGGGAATCCTTGTGCTGCATCATTTGATTGGAGTTGCAGTGGAATTTGTAAATCAGTGGAGAGAATGGAGGAAGTGCATCAGCGATGTGGGGAAGGCGATGAAGCAATCTGGCATACAAGTTTCTGA
- the LOC118040823 gene encoding uncharacterized protein, with protein MALGSVLLEILHKPTTGQVLSELLIFAIPLWVAVAIGVLVGWVWKPKWASTLSREMLLDAKQGGEFSVTSLSTMIPSLNILKFQLPSFFWAADGGGIQTDSFSGRRTLNSKCSSSKMEKEKPNLVMEDDLEHLCKLVEVKDGGPAWIQMMDRSTPTMNYQAWRRDPETGPPQYRTRTVFEDATPEMVRDFFWDDEFRAKWDDMLVHAETLEECPTRGTMVVQWVRKFPFFCSDREYIIGRRIWKSGRMYYCVTKGVPCSSVPRRNKPRRVDLYYSSWCIRAVESKRGDGELTACEVMLFHHEDMGIPWEIAKLGVRQGMWGAVKKLEPGLRAYQKHRASAAQLSRSAFMAQINTKVSADHLRSLETSINDSSEIEIRETSEKPVGHNVPKFLVIGGAVALACSLERGLLTKALIFGVARKFAVRRS; from the exons ATGGCTTTAGGGTCAGTTTTATTGGAGATTCTGCATAAACCTACAACTGGTCAAGTGTTGAGTGAGCTTTTAATTTTTGCGATTCCTTTGTGGGTTGCTGTTGCTATTGGGGTGCTTGTTGGGTGGGTATGGAAGCCTAAATGGGCTAGTACTTTGAGTAGAGAAATGTTGTTGGATGCTAAACAAGGAGGGGAATTTTCAGTAACATCATTGAGTACCATGATTCCTAGTTTGAATATTTTGAAGTTTCAGTTGCCAAGTTTTTTTTGGGCTGCTGATGGTGGTGGGATTCAAACGGACTCTTTCTCTGGGCGACGTACCCTCAATTCTAAATGCAG TTCAtcaaaaatggaaaaggaaaaaccaAATCTAGTGATGGAAGATGATTTGGAGCATTTGTGCAAGCTTGTTGAAGTGAAAGATGGAGGTCCTGCTTGGATTCAAATGATGGATCGTTCTACACCGACTATGAACTATCAAGCTTGGCGTAGAGATCCTGAG ACTGGCCCTCCCCAATATCGTACCAGAACTGTTTTTGAGGATGCAACTCCTGAAATGGTGAGGGACTTCTTTTGGGATGATGAATTTCGAGCCAAGTGGGATGACATGCTTGTACATGCTGAAACTTTGGAGGAGTGCCCTACCAGAGGAACCATGGTGGTCCAGTGGGTGCGCAAG TTTCCCTTCTTTTGTAGTGACAGAGAATACATCATAGGCCGTCGAATTTGGAAGTCAGGTCGAATGTACTACTGTGTTACAAAG GGAGTTCCTTGCTCCTCTGTGCCAAGGCGTAACAAACCAAGGCGTGTTGATCTGTACTATTCAAGCTGGTGCATTCGTGCAG TTGAATCAAAGAGAGGGGATGGTGAGCTTACTGCCTGTGAGGTGATGCTGTTCCACCATGAGGACATGGGTATTCCTTGGGAAATTGCAAAGCTTGGAGTTCGGCAAGGTATGTGGGGAGCTGTAAAGAAGTTGGAGCCTGGTTTACGCGCATATCAGAAACATAGAGCATCTGCCGCACAACTTTCACGAAGTGCTTTCATGGCTCAGATCAACACCAAAGTGAGTGCAGACCACCTGAGATCTTTGGAGACCAGCATTAATGATTCATCAGAGATTGAAATTCGAGAAACATCCGAGAAACCTGTTGGGCATAATGTGCCTAAGTTTTTAGTCATTGGTGGGGCTGTTGCTCTTGCTTGTAGTCTTGAGCGGGGGCTCTTAACTAAGGCTCTTATATTTGGAGTGGCTAGAAAGTTTGCAGTTAGAAGGTCATGA
- the LOC118040841 gene encoding beta-1,6-galactosyltransferase GALT31A isoform X2 produces MGISRTHKSSNGVSTKWVFLFCIASFLLGVLVVNRFWDIPDPGQMDDEASSLKKDQLTAKHPTVDCQKQARDILSQVSQTHDVIMALDKTISSMEVQLASARAAKSDNENVSPMVIKSGNEHLKERPKVFFVMGIITAFSSRKRRDSIRETWMPKGEELKKLETEKGIIIRFVIGHSASPGGVLDRAIEAEDEQHKDFLRLNHVEGYHELSSKTQLYFSTAVAMWDADFYIKVDDDVHINLGMVGSTLARHRSKPRVYIGCMKSGPVLAQKGVKYHEPEYWKFGEEGNKYFRHATGQIYAISKDLATYISVNRHILHRYANEDVSLGSWFIGLDVEHIDDRSLCCGTAPDCEWKAQAGNPCAASFDWSCSGICKSVERMEEVHQRCGEGDEAIWHTSF; encoded by the exons ATGGGAATAAGCAGGACTCATAAGTCCAGTAATGGAGTTTCTACAAAATGGGTTTTTCTCTTCTGCATTGCCAGTTTCTTATTGGGTGTTCTTGTTGTTAACAG GTTTTGGGATATTCCAGATCCAGGCCAAATGGACGATGAAGCTTCATCTCTGAAGAAGGATCAATTAACAGCAAAACATCCCACAGTTGATTGTCAGAAGCAGGCAA GAGACATCCTTTCTCAGGTTTCTCAAACTCATGATGTAATCAT GGCACTGGACAAAACGATCTCCTCAATGGAGGTGCAGCTGGCTTCAGCAAGAGCTGCAAAAAGTGACAATGAGAATGTATCTCCAATGGTCATAAAATCAGGAAATGAGCATTTGAAGGAGCGACCAAAGGTTTTCTTTGTCATGGGCATAATTACTGCTTTCAGCAGCCGGAAGCGAAGGGACTCGATTAGAGAAACTTGGATGCCCAAAG GAGAGGAGTTAAAGAAGTTGGAAACAGAAAAGGGTATTATAATACGATTCGTTATAGGACACAG TGCATCTCCAGGTGGTGTTTTGGATCGTGCTATTGAAGCAGAAGACGAGCAACACAAGGATTTCCTCAGACTG AATCATGTAGAAGGTTACCATGAATTATCATCGAAAACACAACTATATTTCTCAACAGCTGTTGCTATGTGGGATGCTGACTTCTATATTAAAGTTGACGATGATGTACACATAAATCTCG GCATGGTCGGCTCTACCTTGGCCCGTCATAGATCAAAGCCTCGTGTTTATATTGGTTGTATGAAGTCTGGACCTGTACTAGCACAGAA AGGGGTCAAGTACCATGAGCCAGAATATTGGAAATTTGGTGAGGAGGGTAACAAGTATTTCCGGCATGCAACAGGGCAAATATATGCAATTTCCAAAGATTTAGCCACCTATATCTCAGTCAATAG GCACATACTTCATAGATATGCAAATGAAGATGTTTCACTCGGCTCTTGGTTTATTGGTCTTGATGTTGAGCACATCGATGATCGAAGTCTCTGCTGTGGGACCGCACCTG ACTGTGAGTGGAAAGCCCAAGCTGGGAATCCTTGTGCTGCATCATTTGATTGGAGTTGCAGTGGAATTTGTAAATCAGTGGAGAGAATGGAGGAAGTGCATCAGCGATGTGGGGAAGGCGATGAAGCAATCTGGCATACAAGTTTCTGA